The proteins below come from a single Miscanthus floridulus cultivar M001 chromosome 1, ASM1932011v1, whole genome shotgun sequence genomic window:
- the LOC136453523 gene encoding 60 kDa jasmonate-induced protein-like, whose product MANTNCYKLVLLALALVALKSIPVSTQRVINLKFDVLNGRIEDLYDMLKVALWEGQPQAFQLGVEGHLVLAPQRRNKKSPSDPMIHFQLTGEYEDEATIFITVDDLSICGFANKTGDKFILEGQNNFFPDGEHVLSFGREYSELIRGGIGRLHTVTLGRRSMLHRLHALSWHNPEVGDLEIVNSQAKLGVCRFAMMVSESLRLTSIRDSFAPLFDLENFASPEDCELVQSWGDISKELLKWKAFHSWDAVNKKAEKDQHL is encoded by the coding sequence ATGGCCAATACCAACTGTTACAAGCTCGTTTTACTAGCCTTAGCACTAGTAGCCCTTAAATCCATTCCAGTTTCTACACAGAGGGTGATCAACCTCAAATTTGATGTCCTGAATGGACGCATTGAAGACCTCTACGACATGCTGAAGGTGGCCCTTTGGGAAGGTCAACCTCAAGCTTTTCAATTGGGCGTGGAGGGGCACCTTGTACTCGCCCCACAACGCCGAAACAAGAAATCGCCGTCCGACCCCATGATTCATTTCCAACTTACCGGCGAGTACGAAGATGAGGCGACCATCTTCATAACCGTGGACGACCTCTCCATATGTGGATTTGCAAATAAAACAGGTGACAAGTTCATTTTAGAAGGACAAAACAATTTCTTTCCCGATGGCGAACATGTACTCAGTTTTGGTAGGGAGTACTCTGAGCTGATCCGTGGTGGCATTGGTCGGCTACACACCGTAACTCTGGGAAGGCGATCAATGCTCCACCGGTTGCATGCCCTGTCCTGGCACAATCCGGAGGTGGGAGATCTGGAGATTGTCAACAGCCAGGCAAAGCTTGGAGTCTGCAGGTTTGCAATGATGGTGAGTGAGTCACTCAGGCTCACCTCCATCCGAGACTCCTTCGCTCCATTGTTTGATCTAGAGAACTTTGCCTCTCCCGAGGACTGCGAACTCGTGCAAAGTTGGGGTGACATTTCGAAAGAGCTGCTGAAATGGAAGGCTTTTCATTCCTGGGATGCTGTGAACAAAAAAGCTGAGAAAGATCAACATCTGTGA
- the LOC136476545 gene encoding protein NAR1-like, protein MSSSRFSPVLQASDLNDFIAPSQDCIISLNKNTSSRRLQNKQKETTVSSKPPEDAVKISLKDCLACSGCITSAETVMLEKQSLGDFIDRINSDKAVIVSVSPQSRASLAAFFGLSQSQVLRKLTALLKSIGVKAVFDTSSSRDLSLIEACNEFVSRYQKNQSSSGQEAGANLPMISSACPGWICYAEKTLGSYILPYISSVKSPQQAIGAAIKHHVVEKLGLKPYDVYHVTVMPCYDKKLEAVRDDFTFSVDGKEVTEVDSVLTTGEVLDLIQSKSIDFKTVEESSLDRLLTNVDEEGHLYGVSGGSGGYAETVFRYAAHVIYKREIEGPLDFRILRNSDFREITLEVEGKPVLKFALCYGFRNLQNIVRKIKMGKCEYHFIEVMACPSGCLNGGGQLKPVQGQSAKELIQQLESVYTQDISISDPFSNPIAKKLYDEWLGQPGSENAKKYLHTEYHPVVKSVASQLQNW, encoded by the exons ATGTCGTCGAGCAGGTTCTCGCCGGTGCTGCAGGCGTCCGATCTCAACGACTTCATCGCGCCTTCGCAGGACTGCATCATCTCCCTCAATAAGAACACCTCCTCCCGCCGCCTCCAG AACAAACAGAAAGAAACTACAGTGAGCTCAAAACCTCCAGAGGACGCAGTCAAAATTTCACTAAAAGACTGTCTGGCATGCAG TGGTTGTATAACATCCGCAGAGACGGTTATGCTGGAGAAGCAAAGCTTGGGTGACTTCATTGATCGCATAAACTCTGATAAAGCTGTTATTGTATCTGTGTCTCCCCAGTCAAGAGCATCACTAGCTGCATTCTTCGGTCTTTCTCAGTCACAG GTTCTCAGAAAACTGACTGCTTTGTTGAAGTCGATTGGCGTAAAGGCCGTTTTTGACACAAGCTCGAGTCGAGATCTATCTCTTATTGAAGCATGCAATGAATTTGTTTCACGTTATCAGAAAAATCAATCGTCTAGTGGCCAAGAAGCTGGAGCCAATCTTCCAATGATTTCATCTGCATGCCCGG GTTGGATATGCTATGCTGAAAAGACTCTTGGTTCATACATCCTACCTTACATCTCATCTGTAAAGAGCCCACAACAGGCAATTGGTGCAGCCATTAAGCACCATGTGGTTGAGAAACTTGGTCTAAA GCCGTATGATGTATATCATGTCACTGTGATGCCCTGCTACGACAAGAAGCTAGAGGCCGTCCGGGATGATTTCACTTTCTCAGTAGACGGTAAAGAAGTCACAGAGGTGGATTCAGTACTGACAACTGGTGAAGTGTTAGACTTGATACAG TCCAAATCTATCGATTTCAAGACAGTTGAGGAATCTTCATTGGACAGATT GTTAACAAATGTTGATGAGGAAGGCCATCTATATGGGGTTTCCGGAGGTTCTGGGGGCTATGCAGAAACGGTCTTTCGCTATGCAGCACATGTAATTTACAAGAGAGAAATAGAGGGTCCTCTTGACTTTAGAATCTTGCGAAATTCAGATTTTCGTGAAATTACATTGGAG GTGGAGGGCAAACCTGTTTTGAAGTTTGCACTTTGTTATGGATTCAGGAACCTGCAGAATATTGTTAGGAAGATTAAGATGGGAAAATGTGAATACCACTTTATTGAAGTTATGGCATGTCCTTCAG GTTGTCTGAACGGGGGAGGTCAGTTAAAGCCTGTTCAAGGCCAATCTGCCAAGGAACTTATCCAGCAATTGGAGAGTGTGTACACACAAGAT ATATCAATATCCGATCCTTTCAGTAACCCTATCGCGAAAAAACTATATGACGAATGGCTGGGGCAACCTGGTTCAGAGAATGCAAAGAAGTATTTGCACACAGAATATCACCCAGTGGTGAAGAGTGTGGCCTCACAGTTACAGAACTGGTGA